A region of the Bacteroidota bacterium genome:
ACATGATGAATATTCCAGAAGATTTAAAGTACACGAAAGATCACGAGTGGATTCGTGAGGAAAGTGGGAAAGCAGTAATAGGAATTACTGATTTTGCACAAAAAGAATTAGGCGACATTGTTTATATCGAAATTGAAACAGAAGGCGAGGATTTAGCCAAAGAAGAGGTTTTTGGAACTATTGAAGCTGTAAAAACAGTATCCGATATGTTTATGCCTATTTCTGGTCAGGTTGTAAAGCGAAATGAGATGCTTGATGATACACCCGAATTGGTTAATAGCGATCCTTATGGTGATGGTTGGATGGTCGAAGTTACTGTAGCGGATGCTGCTGAACTCAACGATTTGATGACTGCTCAGGAGTATGCACAAATGTTGGAAGATTAAGTTTGATATTTCCGATAAATAAAAGATTCATACCCTCAGTTGTTTGGATTCTGATTATTACGATACTGTCTTTAGTTCCATCATCAGGAATTGAGACAATATGGTTTGATTTTCCTATACCACTGGACAAAATTGTGCACTTCGGACTATATGCCGTGTGTAGTTTCCTTTTATTTTATGGAAAAAGATGGACAAGCGCATCTTTAGTTAAGAATGGCAAAACATTGCTATTTGTTGTATTAAGTGTAATTTTGTACAGTGTTTTGTTGGAGTTATTACAGTCCACTAATTTGATTAACAGAAATGCTAGTTTTTTAGACATAATTGCCAATATACTAGGTGTTTCTGCAGGAATTTTGCTGTATGTTAGCTTGGCTAAAAAAATTAATTTTTTAAGATAAATTATGAAAAGCAAGAAAGAAGAAAAGGTAGATGTCGATAAGAAATCCGGATTGTATTTCAGGATGGGTCTTAGTGCAGCCTTGATAATTGTGATCCTCGCATTTCAATGGAAAGTGTATGATAGACAATCCATTGATTTGGACAGTAACTTGATTATTGATGAAGAGGAAGAAATAATTGATATCACCAAACAAGAGAAAAAACCACCACCACCACCTCCTCCACCAGAATTGGAAATTGTAGAAGATGATGTGGAAATTGAAGAAAATAATCCTGAGATTAAAGATGTCGAGATTAAGGAGGATGAAGCTATTGAGCTTGCTCCTATCGAAGAAACAAAGGAAGAGGTAGTCGAAGAGCAAATATTTTATATGTCAGAAGATCCTCCCTCATTTCCGGGCGGTGATAAAGCAAGAAATCAATATTTGCGCGAATCTATTCGTTATCCAGATATTGAAAGAGATAATGGTATACAAGGACCAGTTGTCGTAAACTTTGTTGTTGAAAAAGATGGTAGCATTAATAATGTTAAGATCTTGAAAGGTCTTACTCCCAATATAAATGAAGAAGCAATCCGCGTTGTAAAAGATATGCCCAGATGGGTTGCCGGTAAGCAAAGAGGCAAGCCTGTCAGGGTTTATGTTAACTTACCCATCCGTTTTACCTTGAATTAATCATTATTTAGAAATATTTCAAACCCATGAATTTTTCATGGGTTTTTTTGTTTATATACAATTCTCTTTTACAGTTACAAGTTCGTATAACCTATTTACTCATTCGTTCTTTCTTGCTTCAGCTTTCAGCACATTTGTTGTTTTTATCAGTATGAGGTGCAATATCTTTATGGAAAAAAGATTGTAATGCATCAGATACCAGAGGGGTTTGATAAAAAGTCAAAATCATGAAAACTAAAAAATCAAAAAATGCAGATGTTGAACGTTTTAGAGGTCTCTTTTTCAGAATAGGCCTGGTTATTTCTATCTTAAGTGTAGTGTTTGCTTTTAAATGGACAACGCAACGAGAAGTATTTGAGATAATAGATCCTCTCGAAACCTTTGTTGATGAACCTATTGATTCTTTTATCCGAATAATTGATGAAAAGCCAAAACCTAAAATGGCTAAACTTGAAATAGTGGATGTTGAGCCCGTAATAGATCCTTTAAAAATCGATTTATTTATAGTTGATCTGAATTTAGATGACTCTTTCTCCATTATTCCAATTATCGAGGATCCAGAACCAGATCCTGGAATTGTTGAATCTCATTTTATTCCTCTAGAGAACAGACCGAAATTTCCTGGTGATGAAAAAGCTCTGTCCAAATTTTTAGGCAAAAACATTGTTTACCCTGCATTGGAAAAAGAAATCGGTTTACAAGGACTGGTAACACTCCATTTTGTTGTTAAAAAAGATGGTAGAATTACTGATGTTACGGTTATAAAAGGTGTCAGTCCAAACATTGATGCAGAAGCTATTCGTGTTGTTGAAGCCATGCCTAACTGGATTCCAGGTAAGCAGAGAGATCGCAATGTGGATGTATCAATCATGATGCCTATCCGTTTTACTTTATCTTACTAATTCATACAATAGATAAATATTTATTGGGTTATTAATGCAGGCGATTACATTTTATTATTTTTGCCGCTTTAATAACCCAAT
Encoded here:
- a CDS encoding energy transducer TonB is translated as MKTKKSKNADVERFRGLFFRIGLVISILSVVFAFKWTTQREVFEIIDPLETFVDEPIDSFIRIIDEKPKPKMAKLEIVDVEPVIDPLKIDLFIVDLNLDDSFSIIPIIEDPEPDPGIVESHFIPLENRPKFPGDEKALSKFLGKNIVYPALEKEIGLQGLVTLHFVVKKDGRITDVTVIKGVSPNIDAEAIRVVEAMPNWIPGKQRDRNVDVSIMMPIRFTLSY
- a CDS encoding energy transducer TonB — its product is MKSKKEEKVDVDKKSGLYFRMGLSAALIIVILAFQWKVYDRQSIDLDSNLIIDEEEEIIDITKQEKKPPPPPPPPELEIVEDDVEIEENNPEIKDVEIKEDEAIELAPIEETKEEVVEEQIFYMSEDPPSFPGGDKARNQYLRESIRYPDIERDNGIQGPVVVNFVVEKDGSINNVKILKGLTPNINEEAIRVVKDMPRWVAGKQRGKPVRVYVNLPIRFTLN
- the gcvH gene encoding glycine cleavage system protein GcvH: MNIPEDLKYTKDHEWIREESGKAVIGITDFAQKELGDIVYIEIETEGEDLAKEEVFGTIEAVKTVSDMFMPISGQVVKRNEMLDDTPELVNSDPYGDGWMVEVTVADAAELNDLMTAQEYAQMLED
- the vanZ gene encoding VanZ family protein produces the protein MIFPINKRFIPSVVWILIITILSLVPSSGIETIWFDFPIPLDKIVHFGLYAVCSFLLFYGKRWTSASLVKNGKTLLFVVLSVILYSVLLELLQSTNLINRNASFLDIIANILGVSAGILLYVSLAKKINFLR